From Catharus ustulatus isolate bCatUst1 chromosome 6, bCatUst1.pri.v2, whole genome shotgun sequence, a single genomic window includes:
- the LOC116997739 gene encoding collagen alpha-1(I) chain-like, with amino-acid sequence MGRAGAMSDGVVPMIALVLLLATVAVCWALGHWQPRRRQTRRRKRRKRPVVWPRGSRRKAGAPVAPGSFRPRAKPRKRPRAPARPLGSPCSCGPLVAVAQELQDLMLLLRDRNGARAPLYSGMWQALWRELAELVKRGHLGRCGSSGSTGGPHPCERPLASAARASALARMAQQGRPAIHAGASGCQRPSIPPPASALSDSRHPLQRLGETCQPAEGAEPGDRSPSSLGPTGAALTIDVVREGPGGQTGAQPEPGEPCEEQLAEQQASWSRPLPAHSCQDAVPGVAAGNSRSLEVRSAQELSEAPPGLSRGIPRPGPLRATWSPVASKTPVCFTAAPGIPLGEASGCSPGRPQQQRADHEAGDSNGAVLLRCSAAPAAISGPCPAPAVPLASSNTNRQRPLPGTQQEAGQKKQLQELYQLGPQLGSGGFGTVFSGTRLSDGSPVSGRDGRAWQEGQGRGGAGLELNPPLSMACRWPSNAWPGRASCSGTSWCVSGASGTERAGAGRDKAGAWAVAGGGWRGERAWAQRASRGMAGLAVPETGGGAGKGAPPKHEAQAAGRLPGGEHWAMPGREGAAQPQGSIRPAGGIVFSSQPDGTRVPMEVVLMEKVGSGCHYVIQLLDWFELPDSFLLVMERPEASRDLLQLLLEHEVLSEEMARWLFRQVLEAVRHCTACGVLHRDIKPQNLLVNPESGDLKLIDFGCGTFLQERPYTQFAGTHVYSPPEWIACGCYYGHSATIWSLGVLLYVMVCGNLPFCKDHDIVSGQLFFGHQVSPACEDLIRWCLAKHPADRPELEDILCHPWVRGGHF; translated from the exons ATGGGACGTGCCGGAGCCATGAGTGACGGTGTCGTCCCAATGATTGcgcttgtcctgctgctggccaccgTGGCTGTCTGCTGGGCCCTTGGCCACTGGCAACCACGGAGGCGGCAGACACGGAGACGAAAGCGCAGGAAGCGCCCCGTGGTCTGGCCCAGAGGCTCCcggaggaaggcaggagccccGGTGGCTCCCGGCTCCTTCAGGCCTCGGGCCAAGCCTCGCAAGCGGCCACGTGCTCCTGCGAGacccctgggcagcccctgcagctgcggCCCCTTGGTGGCCgtggcccaggagctgcaggatctgatgctgctgctcagggatcGCAATGGGGCACGTGCGCCGCTTTATTCAGGGATGTGGCAGGCCTTGTGGAGGGAACTGGCGGAGCTGGTGAAGCGAGGCCACCTGGGCCGCTGTGGCTCATCCGGCTCCACAGGAGGCCCCCATCCCTGTGAGAGGCCTCTCGCCTCTGCTGCGAGAGCCTCAGCCCTTGCAAGGATGGCACAGCAGGGGAGACCCGCCATCCATGCAGGGGCCTCAGGCTGTCAGAGACCCTCCATCCCGCCACcagcctctgctctctctgACAGCCGCCATCCCCTGCAGAGGCTCGGGGAGACCTGTCAGCCTGCGGAAGGGGCAGAGCCCGGGGACAGGTCTCCCAGCTCCCTTGGACCCACGGGCGCAGCCCTGACCATTGATGTGGTCAGGGAAGGCCCAGGAGGCCAAACGGGAGCCCAGCCCGAGCCAGGGGAGccttgtgaggagcagctggcgGAGCAGCAAGCGTCCTGGAGCCGGCCGTTGCCGgcccacagctgccaggatgCTGTGCCGGGTGTGGCAGCTGGCAACAGCCGCAGCCTGGAG GTGAGATCTGCCCAGGAGCTGTCTGAGGCTCCCCCGGGGCTCTCGAGGGGCATTCCCAGGCCAGGGCCCCTGAGAGCAACCTGGTCTCCGGTTGCTTCAAAAACCCCTGTCTGCTttacagctgctcctgggatccCCCTGGGCGAAGCCTCGGGCTGTAGCCCCGGCCGTCCTCAGCAGCAGAGGGCAGACCACGAGGCCGGGGACAGCAACGGTGCCGTCCTGCTCCGCTGCTCAGCGGCTCCTGCAGCCATCTctgggccctgccctgccccagctgtgccgcTGGCCAGCTCGAACACTAACAGGCAGCGGCCACTGCCCGGCACGCAGCAGGAAGCAG ggcaaaagaagcagctgcaggagctgtaccAGCTGGGCCCGCAGCTGGGCAGCGGCGGCTTCGGCACCGTTTTCTCGGGCACGCGCCTCTCCGATGGGAGCCCGGTGAGTGGCCGCGACGGCCGGgcgtggcaggaggggcaggggcggggaggggccgggctTGAGCTCAACCCCCCTCTCTCCATGGCTTGCAGGTGGCCATCAAACGCGTGGCCCGGGAGAGCGTCCTGCAGTGGGACGAGCTGGTGCGTGAGCGGGGCCAGCGGGACAGAGAGGGCCGGGGCGGGCAGGGATAAGGCCGGGGCCTGGGCAGTGGCAGGCGGGGGAtggcggggggagcgggcgTGGGCTCAGCGTGCCAGCCGGGGCATGGCGGGCCTGGCGGTGCCAGAGACCGGTGGTGGGGCCGGGAAGGGGGCACCTCCCAAGCACGAAGCCCAAGCAGCAGGGAGGCTGCCCGGGGGTGAGCACTGGGCCatgccaggcagggagggggcagcacagccacagggcAGCATCAGGCCTGCTGGAGGCATTGTCTTCTCCTCACAGCCCGACGGCACCCGTGTGCCCATGGAGGTCGTGCTGATGGAGAAGGTGGGCTCTGGTTGCCACTACGTCATCCAGCTCCTCGACTGGTTTGAGCTGCCTGACAGCTTCCTACTGGTCATGGAGCGTCCGGAGGCATCGCGGgatctcctgcagctcctgctggagcacgAGGTCCTGAGCGAGGAGATGGCGCGCTGGCTTTTCCGCCAGGTGCTGGAGGCCGTGCGGCACTGCACCGCCTGCGGCGTCCTGCACCGCGACATCAAGCCCCAGAACCTCCTCGTGAACCCGGAGAGTGGTGACCTGAAGCTCATCGACTTCGGTTGCGGCACCTTCCTCCAGGAGCGACCCTACACACAATTTGCCG GAACACACGTGTACAGCCCACCCGAGTGGATCGCCTGTGGCTGCTACTACGGCCATTCGGCAACCATCTGGTCCCTGGGCGTGCTGCTGTACGTCATGGTCTGCGGGAACCTCCCCTTCTGCAAGGACCATGACATCGTGTCGGGGCAGCTCTTCTTTGGGCACCAGGTCTCTCCAG CGTGTGAAGATCTGATCCGCTGGTGTTTGGCCAAGCACCCCGCGGACAGGCCGGAGCTGGAGGACATCTTGTGCCACCCCTGGGTGCGGGGCGGGCATTTCTGA
- the LOC116997740 gene encoding LOW QUALITY PROTEIN: serine/threonine-protein kinase pim-1-like (The sequence of the model RefSeq protein was modified relative to this genomic sequence to represent the inferred CDS: inserted 1 base in 1 codon), producing MTLETPRGSPPSAGSCPKRALDHHKGLSNCRWRLLSGAQQEAGQKKQLQELYQLGPQLGSGGFGTVFSGMRLSDGSPVAIKRVARESVLQWDELPDGTRVPMEIVLMEKVGSGCHYIIQLLDWFELPDSFVLVMERPVASQDLLQVLLEQELLCEEMARWLFCQVLEAVRHCTACGILHCDIKLQNXLMNPESGDLKLIDFGCGTFLQERPYTQFAGTHGYSPPEWIALGCYHGHSATIWSLGVLLYVMVCGSLPFWGDRGIVSGQLFLGHQVSPECKHLIRWCLAKHPADRPELEEIFCHPWVRGRRF from the exons ATGACCCTCGAGACACCAAGGGGGTCTCCTCCATCTGCAGGAAGCTGCCCCAAGAGAGCCCTCGACCACCACAAAGGGCTCTCTAATTGCAG GTGGCGGCTGCTGTCCGGCGCGCAGCAGGAAGCAG ggcaaaagaagcagctgcaggagctgtaccAGCTGGGCCCGCAGCTGGGCAGCGGCGGCTTCGGCACCGTTTTCTCGGGCATGCGCCTCTCCGACGGGAGCCCG GTGGCCATCAAACGCGTGGCCCGGGAGAGCGTCCTGCAGTGGGACGAGCTG CCGGACGGCACCCGTGTTCCAATGGAAATCGTGCTGATGGAGAAGGTGGGCTCTGGCTGCCACTACATCATCCAGCTCCTCGACTGGTTTGAGCTGCCTGACAGCTTCGTGCTGGTCATGGAGCGTCCAGTGGCATCACAGGATCtcctgcaggtcctgctggagcaggagctcctgtgCGAGGAGATGGCGCGCTGGCTTTTCTGTCAGGTGCTGGAGGCCGTGCGGCACTGCACTGCCTGTGGCATCCTGCACTGTGACATCAAGCTCCAGA TCCTCATGAACCCGGAGAGTGGCGACCTGAAGCTCATCGACTTCGGTTGCGGCACCTTCCTCCAGGAGCGACCCTACACACAATTTGCCG GAACACACGGGTACAGCCCACCCGAGTGGATCGCCCTTGGCTGCTACCATGGCCATTCGGCAACCATCTGGTCCCTGGGCGTGCTGCTGTACGTCATGGTCTGCGGGAGCCTCCCCTTCTGGGGCGACCGTGGCATCGTGTCGGGGCAGCTCTTCCTTGGGCACCAGGTCTCTCCAG AGTGCAAACATCTGATCCGCTGGTGTTTGGCCAAGCACCCCGCGGAcaggccagagctggaagagatCTTCTGCCACCCTTGGGTGCGGGGCAGGCGTTTCTGA
- the LOC116997741 gene encoding serine/threonine-protein kinase pim-2-like, which translates to MAQQRRAAIHAGASGCQRPSILPAASAISDSLHPPQRRRETCQPAEGAEPVDRSPSSLGLTGATLTVDVAREGPEVQMGAQPERGEPSQEKLAEQQACWSRQLPAHSCQDAVPVVAAGNSPSLEVEMTLETPRGFLHLQEAGPREPSTTTKGSRIAAAPGTPLCKASGCSPGRPQQRSAAHNTGDSDGAALLRCSSAPAATSGCCPAPAVPLASPTAARRQPLPGAQQEAGQKKQLQELYQLGPQLGSGGFGTVFSGMRLSDGSPVAIKRVARESVLQWDELPDGTRVPMEIVLMEKVGSGCHYIIQLLDWFELPDSFVLVMERPVASQDLLQFLLEQELLCEEMARWLFCQVLEAVRHCTACGVLHRDIKPENLLVDPESGDLKLIDFGCGTFLQERPFTRFAGWFLGFGQLSGGRGVACGRSPGRRHSPCLSQEAGTRLCKAAAAPGQHRLSPLGTHVYSPPEWIACGCYYGHSATIWSLGVLLYVMVCGNLPFCKDHDIVSGQLFFGHQVSPGWYPASRRQASADGSTQPGLALTQLGGTSMCPQGLAAGGSPC; encoded by the exons ATGGCACAGCAGCGGAGAGCCGCCATCCATGCAGGGGCCTCAGGCTGTCAGAGACCCTCcatcctgccagcagcctctgctaTCTCTGACAGCCTCCATCCCCCGCAGAGGCGCAGGGAGACCTGTCAGCCGGCGGAAGGTGCAGAGCCCGTGGACAGGTCTCCCAGCTCCCTTGGACTCACGGGCGCAACCCTGACTGTTGACGTGGCCAGGGAAGGCCCAGAAGTCCAAATGGGAGCCCAGCCCGAGCGAGGGGAGCCTTCTCAGGAGAAGCTGGCGGAGCAGCAAGCATGCTGGAGCCGGCAGTTGCCGgcccacagctgccaggacGCTGTGCCGGTTGTGGCAGCTGGCAACAGCCCAAGCCTGGAGGTGGAGATGACCCTCGAGACACCAAGGGGGTTCCTCCATCTGCAGGAAGCTGGCCCAAGAGAGCCCTCGACCACCACAAAGGGCTCTCGAATAGCAG ctgctcctgggacccccctgtGCAAAGCCTCGGGCTGTAGCCCCGGCCGTCCTCAACAGCGGAGTGCAGCCCACAACACCGGGGACAGCGATGGTGCCGCCCTGCTCCGCTGCTCATcggctcctgcagccacctctgggtgctgccctgccccagctgtgccactggcCAGCCCGACGGCTGCCAGGCGGCAGCCACTGCCCGGCGCGCAGCAGGAAGCAG ggcaaaagaagcagctgcaggagctgtaccAGCTGGGCCCGCAGCTGGGCAGCGGCGGCTTCGGCACCGTTTTCTCGGGCATGCGCCTCTCCGACGGGAGCCCG GTGGCCATCAAACGCGTGGCCCGGGAGAGCGTCCTGCAGTGGGACGAGCTG CCGGACGGCACCCGTGTTCCAATGGAAATCGTGCTGATGGAGAAGGTGGGCTCTGGCTGCCACTACATCATCCAGCTCCTCGACTGGTTTGAGCTGCCTGACAGCTTCGTGCTGGTCATGGAGCGTCCAGTGGCATCACAGGAtctcctgcagttcctgctggagcaggagctcctgtgCGAGGAGATGGCGCGCTGGCTTTTCTGCCAGGTGCTGGAGGCCGTGCGGCACTGCACCGCCTGCGGCGTCCTGCACCGTGACATCAAGCCCGAGAACCTCCTCGTGGACCCGGAGAGTGGCGACCTGAAACTCATTGATTTCGGTTGCGGCACCTTCCTCCAAGAGCGACCCTTCACACGATTTGCCG GATGGTTTCTTGGCTTTGGCCAGTTGTCTGGGGGACGTGGGGTGGCCTGCGGGAGAAGTCCAGGTCGCCggcacagcccctgcctcaGCCAGGAGGCTGGCACCAGGCTCTGCAAGGCAGCGGCTGCGCCTGGACAGCACCGCCTGTCTCCCCTAGGAACACACGTGTACAGCCCACCCGAGTGGATCGCCTGTGGCTGCTACTACGGCCATTCGGCAACCATCTGGTCCCTGGGCGTGCTGCTGTACGTCATGGTCTGCGGGAACCTCCCCTTCTGCAAGGACCATGACATCGTGTCGGGGCAGCTCTTCTTCGGGCACCAGGTCTCTCCAGGTTGGTATCCAGCCTCAAGAAGGCAGGCTTCGGCAGATGGCAGCACACAGCCTGGCCTAGCCCTAACGCAGCTCGGCGGGACGTCCATGTGCCCTCAAGGGCTGGCCGCAGGAGGCAGCCCATGCTGA
- the LOC122149404 gene encoding serine/threonine-protein kinase pim-1-like, translating into MEIVLMEKVGSGCHYIIQLLDWFELPDSFVLVMERPVASQDLLQFLLEQELLCEEMARWLFCQVLEAVRHCTACGVLHRDIKPENLLVDPESGDLKLIDFGCGTFLQERPFTRFAGTHAYSPPEWIVLGCYHGHSATIWSLGVLLYVMVCGSLPFWDDRDIVSGQLFFEHQVSPECKHLIRWCLAKHPADRPELEEIFCHPWVRGRRF; encoded by the exons ATGGAAATCGTGCTGATGGAGAAGGTGGGCTCTGGCTGCCACTACATCATCCAGCTCCTCGACTGGTTTGAGCTGCCTGACAGCTTCGTGCTGGTCATGGAGCGTCCAGTGGCATCACAGGAtctcctgcagttcctgctggagcaggagctcctgtgCGAGGAGATGGCGCGCTGGCTTTTCTGCCAGGTGCTGGAGGCCGTGCGGCACTGCACCGCCTGCGGCGTCCTGCACCGTGACATCAAGCCCGAGAACCTCCTCGTGGACCCGGAGAGTGGCGACCTGAAACTCATTGATTTCGGTTGCGGCACCTTCCTCCAAGAGCGACCCTTCACACGATTTGCCG GAACGCACGCGTACAGCCCACCCGAGTGGATCGTCCTTGGCTGCTACCACGGCCATTCGGCAACCATCTGGTCCCTGGGCGTGCTGCTGTACGTCATGGTCTGCGGGAGTCTCCCCTTCTGGGACGACCGCGACATCGTGTCGGGGCAGCTCTTCTTCGAGCACCAGGTCTCTCCAG AGTGCAAACATCTGATCCGCTGGTGTTTGGCCAAGCACCCCGCGGAcaggccagagctggaagagatCTTCTGCCACCCTTGGGTGCGGGGCAGGCGTTTCTGA